A genome region from Anopheles stephensi strain Indian chromosome 2, UCI_ANSTEP_V1.0, whole genome shotgun sequence includes the following:
- the LOC118507920 gene encoding uncharacterized protein LOC118507920: MRMSSGLDRLTNFVRGGAFSSLLPTKLYDENAIRECIHLIEHSNVKLSDACKRFKVPRTTIQYRLSSRWQLGTCNGPKAILSSVEEHLISMWIVQMQQRGFPVTRNHLLRKIADYIALNGKTTPFKDNQPGSAFCSMDNASYLQLVHFCFTGRKWLEAFLRRNSTISFRKPESVSSANSRVSECDIIGWFTSVYKWLNDNDLCDILKDPTRVFNGDETSFYMHPKTKEVLAQKGSRNVYEIEKAPAKQNITVMISFNACGFAVDPHVIFPGQRLKRDILQGFPSTWGVGHSERGWMDSKNYRLYIEKVFHPCLVKKGVTFPVILFVDGHISHKSIEVADVCQSLGIILIALYPNTTHITQPADIAVFKPLKDAWRGALEQWRFENANQNFTLNYFGEMLQKALQQGVKTNSIKSGFRACGLYPFTPENVDYT, from the exons ATGCGGATGAGCTCTGGCCTCGAT cgccttacaaattttgtcagggggggggccttctcgagtcttttaccaacgAAACTTTACGACGAGAATGCGATTCGTGAATGTATTCATTTAATCGAGCATTCAAACGTGAAGTTATCTGATGCCTGCAAGCGATTTAAAGTGCCGCGAACAACAATTCAATATCGTTTAAGTTCCCGGTGGCAGTTAGGAACGTGTAATGGACCGAAAGCTATTTTAAGCTCCGTGGAGGAACATCTTATTTCAATGTGGATAGTGCAAATGCAACAAAGAGGTTTTCCAGTAACAAGAAACCATTTGTTGCGGAAAATAGCGGACTACATTGCGCTCAATGGAAAAACGACGCCATTCAAGGATAACCAACCAGGTAGTGCTTTTTGTTCAATGGATAATGCATCGTATTTACAACTTGTACATTTCTGTTTCACGGGACGGAAATGGCTTGAGGCGTTTTTAAGGCGAAATTCTACAATTTCATTTCGCAAACCTGAATCAGTGTCATCTGCAAATAGTAGAGTTAGCGAATGTGATATTATAGGATGGTTTACATCAGTTTATAAGTGGCTTAATGATAATGACTTGTGTGATATTTTAAAAGACCCAACAAGAGTGTTTAATGGAGATGAAACGTCGTTTTACATgcatccaaaaacaaaagaagtgCTTGCCCAAAAAGGATCCCGTAATGTGTATGAAATCGAAAAAGCACCAGCCAAGCAAAACATTACCGTTATGATTTCCTTCAACGCCTGTGGATTTGCAGTGGATCCACATGTTATCTTTCCGGGACAGCGATTAAAACGAGACATTTTACAAGGATTTCCTTCAACATGGGGTGTGGGGCATAGTGAacgtggatggatggattctAAAAATTACCGACTGTACATAGAAAAAGTGTTTCATCCGTGTTTAGTGAAGAAAGGTGTAACTTTTcctgttattttatttgtagaTGGCCATATATCTCATAAATCAATAGAAGTTGCCGATGTTTGCCAATCACTTggaattattttaatagcTTTATATCCCAACACAACTCACATTACCCAACCGGCAGACATTGCAGTTTTCAAACCACTGAAAGATGCATGGAGAGGTGCATTAGAGCAATGGCGTTttgaaaatgcaaatcaaAATTTCACCTTAAACTATTTTGGCGAAATGCTACAAAAAGCTTTGCAACAGGGCGTAAAAACAAATAGCATAAAAAGTGGATTCCGTGCTTGTGGGTTATATCCGTTTACCCCAGAAAACGTAGACTATACCTAA
- the LOC118508418 gene encoding uncharacterized protein LOC118508418, protein MTTTKNTSTSTDPAEPLTCVEGSELDLVGGPEERGAEGDKEVVAEPPNMEAMPPIPPPAVPLPPGISMNELALTLHMAEIISEANTELLRKMDSLTKLAKAIATGQQPHDIGTTTDLASEQEQTPDIPPTTTDIPQTTDDATTSAKTGLETKRSKKNKKKNTKTSTQQNGTDTERKKDNKNANGQTQIKDKSHEPEAEWTKVMSKQAKRRARKQQRKQEAAFIAAAQLQKPQPEQQQPPREQQSPKRSSRQPDALEVETTRLICTNIPPSCSNEEIATDLSAALGVTLYAEQISTAKSSYGTLVAFFGCPEAAVTDAVLQNQHVIGFSRCCRLKKVEAKRQCYRCYEYGHIASHCRGKDRSSKCHRCAEPKHTGQCVKERKCLVCKGPEAIGHSFGQRQCRQVGDVVPSRPNRRA, encoded by the exons atgaccacgacaaaaaacacttcGACATCGACTGACCCAGCCGAGCCTCTGACATGTGTGGAGGGGAGCGAGCTAGACCTTGTCGGGGGACCCGAGGAGCGGGGAGCCGAGGGAGATAAGGAGGTGGTGGCCGAGCCCCCAAACATGGAGGCCATGCCGCCCATTCCACCTCCAGCGGTTCCGCTGCCCCCGGGAATCTCGATGAACGAGCTTGCACTCACTCTGCACATGGCGGAGATAATCAGTGAGGCTAATACGGAACTCTTGAGGAAAATGGACAGCCTaacaaaattggcaaaagcaatagcaacaggacaacaaccacatGACATAGGCACAACGACCGACTTGGCTAgcgaacaagaacaaacaccAGACATCCCTCCAACCACAACGGACATCCCTCAGACGACAGACGACGCCACAACATCTGCAAAAACCGGACTGGAAACTaaacgcagcaagaaaaataagaaaaagaacaccaaGACCTCCACCCAGCAAAACGGGACCgacacggaaaggaaaaaggacaacaaaaacgcaaacggaCAAACCCAGATCAAGGACAAGTCTCACGAACCCGAGGCCGAATGGACAAAGGTCATGAGCAAGCAGGCGAAGCGACGGGCTCGGAAACAGCAACGCAAGCAGGAGGCCGCTTTCATTGCAGCAGCACAGTTACAAAAGCCgcagccggagcagcagcagccaccgaggGAGCAACAGTCACCAAAACGCAGCAGTAGGCAGCCGGACGCGCTGGAGGTGGAAAC CACCAGGCTGATCTGCACCAACATCCCCCCAAGCTGCTCAAACGAGGAGATCGCCACGGACCTGAGCGCCGCCCTGGGAGTGACGCTGTACGCGGAACAGATCAGCACCGCCAAGTCCAGCTACGGAACGCTAGTAGCGTTCTTcggctgtccggaagcggcggTTACAGATGCGGTTCTGCAAAATCAGCACGTCATCGGGTTCAGTCGGTGCTGTCGGCTGAAGAAGGTGGAGGCGAAGCGCCAGTGCTACCGCTGCTACGAGTACGGTCACATTGCGTCCCACTGCCGTGGAAAGGACCGGTCGAGCAAATGCCATCGCTGCgcagaaccaaaacacacgggaCAGTGTGTTAAGGAGCGGAAGTGCCTAGTCTGCAAGGGCCCGGAAGCAATCGGGCACTCGTTTGGACAGCGCCAGTGCCGCCAAGTAGGAGACGTAGTACCTTCACGGCCCAACCGGCGCGCCTAA
- the LOC118508416 gene encoding uncharacterized protein LOC118508416, which translates to MVRRSTLQPVIEVDTDATDKTPTGQTIETFLERYPTGGRRVNPVERASAMLTGFVRTIRDGQKTRGFSALPRDWEAAIRSVLVVLAEVIDDNKTMTTTKNTSTSTDPAEPLTCVEESELDLVGGPEERGAEGDKEVVAEPPNMEAMPPIPPPAVPLPPGISMNELALTLHMAEIISEANTELLRKMDSLTKLAKAIATGQQPHDIGTTTDLASEQEQTPDIPPTTTDIPQMTDDATTSAKTGLETKRSKKNKKKNTKTSTQQNGTDTERKKDNKNANGQTQIKDKSHEPEAEWTKVMSKQAKRRARKQQRKQEAAVIAAAQLQKPQPEQQQPPREQQSPKRSSRQPDALEVETTRLICTNIPPSCSNEEIATDLSAALGVTLYAEQISTAKSSYGTLVAFFGCPEAAVTDAVLQNQHVIGFSRCCRLKKVEAKRQCYRCYEYGHIASHCRGKDRSSKCHRCAEPKHTGQCVKERKCLVCKGPEAIGHSFGQRQCRQVGDVVPSRPNRRA; encoded by the exons ATGGTACGCCGGTCGACATTGCAGCCGGTTATCGAGGTGGACACAGACGCAACCGACAAAACACCGACTGGACAAACGATAGAGACTTTCCTCGAGCGATACCCTACTGGCGGCCGACGGGTCAATCCGGTGGAGCGGGCAAGTGCTATGTTGACTGGTTTCGTGCGTACTATACGCGACGGCCAGAAAACTAGGGGCTTCTCTGCGCTGCCGAGGGACTGGGAGGCCGCCATCAGGTCCGTCCTCGTAGTACTGGCCGAGGTAATCGacgataacaaaacaatgaccacgacaaaaaacacttcGACATCGACTGACCCAGCCGAGCCTCTGACATGTGTGGAGGAGAGCGAGCTAGACCTTGTCGGGGGACCCGAGGAGCGGGGAGCCGAGGGAGATAAGGAGGTGGTGGCCGAGCCCCCAAACATGGAGGCCATGCCGCCCATTCCACCTCCAGCGGTTCCGCTGCCCCCGGGAATCTCGATGAACGAGCTTGCACTCACTCTGCACATGGCGGAGATAATCAGTGAGGCTAACACGGAACTCTTGAGGAAAATGGACAGCCTaacaaaattggcaaaagcaatagcaacaggacaacaaccacatGACATAGGCACAACGACCGACTTGGCTAgcgaacaagaacaaacaccAGACATCCCTCCAACCACAACGGACATCCCTCAGATGACAGACGACGCCACAACATCTGCAAAAACCGGACTGGAAACTaaacgcagcaagaaaaataagaaaaagaacaccaaGACCTCCACCCAGCAAAACGGGACCgacacggaaaggaaaaaggacaacaaaaacgcaaacggaCAAACCCAGATCAAGGACAAGTCTCACGAACCCGAGGCCGAATGGACAAAGGTCATGAGCAAGCAGGCGAAGCGACGGGCTCGGAAACAGCAACGCAAGCAGGAGGCCGCGGTCATTGCAGCAGCACAGTTACAAAAGCCgcagccggagcagcagcagccaccgaggGAGCAACAGTCACCAAAACGCAGCAGTAGGCAGCCGGACGCGCTGGAGGTGGAAAC CACCAGGCTGATCTGCACCAACATCCCCCCAAGCTGCTCAAACGAGGAGATCGCCACGGACCTGAGCGCCGCCCTGGGAGTGACGCTGTACGCGGAACAGATCAGCACCGCCAAGTCCAGCTACGGAACGCTAGTAGCGTTCTTcggctgtccggaagcggcggTTACAGATGCGGTTCTGCAAAATCAGCACGTCATCGGGTTCAGTCGGTGCTGTCGGCTGAAGAAGGTGGAGGCGAAGCGCCAGTGCTACCGCTGCTACGAGTACGGCCACATTGCGTCCCACTGCCGTGGAAAGGACCGGTCGAGCAAATGCCATCGCTGCgcagaaccaaaacacacgggaCAGTGTGTTAAGGAGCGGAAGTGCCTAGTCTGCAAGGGCCCGGAAGCAATCGGGCACTCGTTTGGACAGCGCCAGTGCCGCCAAGTAGGAGACGTAGTACCTTCACGGCCCAACCGGCGCGCCTAA